A region from the Mucilaginibacter sp. CSA2-8R genome encodes:
- a CDS encoding TetR/AcrR family transcriptional regulator yields MARSVEFDQEAAIQKAMEVFRKKGYSATSMRDLTEAMQINSSSLYNTIGDKQELFVRAVQCYTDSRKRDLDERAAASTSALEILKNYIDYSVYNIVSETDGCMAVKMAFEVATSDERVKAVLKKDSDNQYEFIRKHIALAMEQGQIANDESPELLADYFLSTWSGWNESYILHKDVDKIKRMARYFIRQLSK; encoded by the coding sequence ATGGCCCGCAGTGTAGAGTTTGACCAGGAAGCAGCAATTCAGAAAGCGATGGAAGTTTTCAGGAAGAAAGGCTATAGTGCTACCTCTATGCGCGACCTTACCGAGGCGATGCAAATTAACAGCAGCAGCCTGTACAATACCATTGGCGATAAGCAGGAACTGTTTGTGCGTGCCGTGCAGTGTTATACCGATTCGCGCAAACGCGACCTGGACGAGCGTGCTGCGGCAAGCACATCGGCACTCGAAATCCTGAAAAACTACATCGACTACTCGGTGTACAACATTGTGAGCGAAACTGATGGTTGTATGGCCGTAAAAATGGCCTTTGAGGTAGCTACCAGCGACGAACGTGTAAAAGCGGTACTCAAAAAAGACAGTGATAACCAATACGAGTTTATCCGCAAGCATATTGCGCTGGCGATGGAGCAGGGGCAAATAGCTAACGATGAGTCGCCCGAATTGCTGGCCGACTATTTTCTGAGCACTTGGTCCGGCTGGAACGAATCGTACATTTTGCATAAGGATGTAGACAAGATAAAACGCATGGCCCGCTACTTTATCAGGCAGCTTTCTAAGTAA
- a CDS encoding aldo/keto reductase, whose translation MKTVKLGSEGLQVPEVGLGCMGMTTLAGSDIYGKADEAEAIATIHRSLELGGNFLDTADLYGPLLNERLVAKAIKGNRDRYIIATKFGYEVGDDEQLTWNFNGSKDYVKKAAERSLKNLQTDYIDLYYLHRLDPNTPIEETVEAMAQLVKEGKVGYIGLSEVSAATIRRAHQVHPITAVQTEYSLFEREVEEAKITDTLNELGISLVAYSPLGRGFLTGDIKNPDDFSADDFRRHIPRFQGDQFYKNLELVTAINKIAAEKQVTPSQLAIAWVLAKGHVPIPGTKRVKYVEQNIAAADIALSSSELNRLEAIVPLGTPTGDRYDVNTMATIDR comes from the coding sequence ATGAAAACAGTAAAATTAGGAAGCGAAGGCTTACAAGTGCCCGAGGTGGGTTTGGGCTGCATGGGCATGACCACCCTGGCCGGCAGCGATATTTATGGCAAGGCCGACGAGGCCGAGGCCATTGCCACTATTCACCGCTCGCTCGAGTTGGGCGGCAACTTTTTAGATACGGCCGATTTGTATGGCCCGCTGCTTAACGAGCGGCTGGTGGCCAAAGCCATTAAAGGCAACCGCGACCGCTACATTATTGCTACCAAATTTGGTTATGAGGTGGGCGACGACGAGCAGCTGACCTGGAACTTTAACGGCTCCAAAGATTACGTTAAAAAAGCGGCCGAGCGCTCGCTTAAAAACCTGCAGACTGACTATATTGATTTATATTACCTGCACCGGCTTGACCCGAATACGCCTATCGAAGAAACGGTAGAGGCCATGGCCCAGCTGGTAAAAGAGGGTAAGGTGGGCTACATCGGCTTGTCGGAAGTATCAGCAGCTACCATCCGCAGGGCGCACCAGGTGCATCCCATTACGGCCGTGCAAACCGAGTATTCGTTGTTTGAGCGTGAGGTTGAGGAAGCTAAAATTACCGATACCCTGAATGAGTTGGGCATCAGCCTGGTGGCTTACTCGCCGCTGGGACGCGGATTTTTAACCGGCGATATTAAAAATCCGGACGATTTTTCGGCCGACGATTTTAGGCGGCACATCCCGCGCTTTCAGGGCGATCAGTTTTATAAAAACCTCGAACTGGTAACGGCCATCAATAAAATAGCAGCCGAAAAACAGGTAACGCCATCGCAACTGGCCATTGCCTGGGTGCTGGCCAAAGGGCATGTACCAATCCCCGGTACTAAGCGCGTAAAGTATGTAGAACAGAATATTGCTGCGGCAGATATTGCTCTCTCGTCCAGTGAGTTGAACCGTCTGGAAGCCATTGTGCCTTTAGGTACGCCCACCGGCGACAGGTACGATGTCAACACCATGGCCACTATTGACCGGTAA
- a CDS encoding type II toxin-antitoxin system RelE/ParE family toxin, producing MVESIRHKGLLLYYTAGSGAKLPAGQLTKISRIFDMLDAVSSEDDIKQMGLGVHKLTGNLKDFWSIKVTANYRIIFRFEDGNVYDVDYTDYH from the coding sequence ATGGTCGAAAGTATTCGTCATAAAGGTTTACTGTTGTATTATACTGCAGGGAGCGGAGCTAAATTGCCGGCCGGTCAGTTAACCAAAATATCACGAATTTTTGATATGCTGGATGCCGTGTCATCCGAAGATGATATCAAACAAATGGGGTTAGGTGTTCATAAACTAACCGGTAATTTAAAAGATTTCTGGTCGATAAAAGTGACTGCTAATTACCGGATCATCTTTCGGTTTGAAGATGGAAATGTTTACGACGTTGATTACACAGACTATCATTAA
- a CDS encoding Gfo/Idh/MocA family oxidoreductase — translation MQDLSRRIFLEKLGLGAGTAVLASALPYPLLAATPEAPLPADRKLNVALCGLGNYASALADGLQASLYCRLAGVVTGHPEKAREWKQKYNLPDKNIYNYQNFDTIAANKDIDLVYVVLPNALHKEYTVRAARAGKHIICEKPMATSVQDCREMIAACQKAGVQLAIGYRLHYEPTHLEIKRLGQQKVFGQVRMIDAGLGYQTYDIKEITNPPHINTATEWRLNKALSGGGPLMDLGIYCIQAARYIMGQEPVSVTGQYGPVVNKARFKEVEESITWQMNFPGGAVANCTTSCGYNIDRLFASADEGYFELSPALSYGPFKGKTSKGVIDFPVINQQAKQLDEIGKLILQNQPLPSHITGAEGLKDVKIIEAIYQSAQTQKKVMV, via the coding sequence ATGCAAGACCTATCCCGCAGAATATTTTTAGAGAAACTGGGCCTCGGTGCCGGAACCGCAGTTTTGGCTTCGGCCCTGCCCTATCCTTTGCTGGCAGCAACGCCCGAGGCACCCCTACCGGCCGACCGTAAACTGAACGTGGCGCTGTGCGGGCTGGGCAATTATGCCAGTGCGCTGGCCGATGGCTTGCAGGCATCGCTATACTGCCGTTTGGCGGGGGTGGTTACCGGGCATCCCGAAAAGGCGCGCGAATGGAAGCAGAAGTACAACCTGCCCGACAAAAACATTTACAACTACCAGAATTTTGATACCATTGCCGCCAATAAAGATATTGACTTGGTTTACGTGGTGCTGCCCAATGCCCTGCATAAAGAATATACCGTAAGAGCCGCCCGTGCCGGCAAGCACATCATCTGCGAAAAACCCATGGCCACCTCGGTGCAGGATTGCCGCGAAATGATTGCCGCCTGCCAAAAAGCCGGTGTGCAACTGGCCATTGGGTACCGTTTGCACTATGAGCCCACCCACCTCGAAATAAAGCGGCTGGGTCAGCAAAAGGTATTTGGGCAGGTGCGCATGATTGATGCCGGGCTGGGCTATCAAACTTATGATATTAAAGAAATTACCAATCCACCGCATATAAATACCGCCACCGAATGGCGACTTAACAAGGCACTGTCGGGCGGTGGTCCGCTGATGGATTTGGGTATTTACTGCATACAGGCGGCGCGTTACATTATGGGGCAAGAGCCCGTATCGGTAACCGGCCAGTACGGCCCGGTGGTTAATAAAGCCCGGTTTAAGGAGGTGGAAGAAAGCATTACCTGGCAAATGAATTTTCCGGGCGGCGCGGTAGCCAACTGCACCACGTCATGCGGTTACAACATCGACCGGCTTTTTGCATCGGCAGATGAGGGATATTTTGAGTTGTCGCCTGCACTGAGCTACGGGCCTTTTAAAGGCAAAACCAGTAAAGGCGTCATTGATTTCCCGGTGATTAACCAGCAAGCCAAACAACTCGACGAAATTGGCAAACTTATTTTGCAAAACCAGCCCCTGCCCAGCCATATCACCGGCGCCGAAGGCCTGAAGGATGTTAAAATTATTGAAGCCATTTATCAATCGGCCCAAACGCAGAAGAAAGTGATGGTGTAG
- a CDS encoding TlpA disulfide reductase family protein encodes MKNLTFVIRPLIAVLLVVFVAGCKQDKPSSHQQKLVVAAPRNVYLLVDTGKNAKESFKDIHLYYHDLFGRGHMPNLTGSEVKLPLNAPAMLINADARQTFFWVYPGERVHLRYTRTDSLQLFIPGNERRTRELDFFRQLVQKTGCIYYMFTIMPYHQKVANLQALHGQENSINQVKNTRLDFLKTYASRYKMSNGFTRLAAHNIKTAAIYDSLLLYNYNRPWLIKQGVYQQLAEAKISGLEAMGYQPHALFYAACQKAVDFGMGSAFHGRKRSDTASLRRQFNYIEQKYTGTIRSFLWASTFYTAVFDNVPIAKGYWQTFFAQSYDAGYNSLVANLMKGAVQSKAFKPGTNQLMGRDGKTTQSFDAMLAGHQNKLILLDFWASWCGPCRSEMPASVKLQQQYAGKNIVFVNLSTDGVISDWQKAAQEEGLGPANSYLLLNADRSPLVKKYSIYAIPRYMLVGKDGKIISADAPRPSEAKLKALIDKYL; translated from the coding sequence ATGAAAAACCTAACCTTTGTTATCCGCCCATTGATTGCTGTTTTGCTCGTTGTTTTTGTTGCCGGCTGTAAGCAGGATAAGCCATCGTCTCACCAACAAAAATTGGTAGTTGCTGCGCCTCGTAATGTGTATTTATTGGTAGATACCGGTAAAAATGCAAAAGAGAGTTTTAAAGACATCCACCTGTATTATCACGATTTATTTGGCCGCGGGCATATGCCCAATCTTACCGGTAGCGAGGTTAAGCTGCCGTTAAACGCACCTGCTATGCTTATTAATGCCGATGCCAGGCAAACTTTTTTTTGGGTTTACCCCGGCGAGCGTGTGCATCTGCGCTACACCCGTACCGATTCACTGCAACTGTTTATTCCCGGTAATGAGCGGCGTACCCGCGAGCTTGATTTTTTCAGGCAGCTGGTACAAAAAACGGGTTGCATTTATTATATGTTTACCATTATGCCTTACCACCAAAAGGTAGCCAACCTGCAGGCCCTGCACGGTCAGGAAAATAGCATTAACCAGGTAAAAAACACCCGTTTGGATTTTTTAAAAACCTATGCATCACGTTATAAAATGAGCAATGGCTTTACCAGGCTTGCAGCTCATAATATTAAAACTGCGGCTATTTATGATTCGTTGCTGCTTTATAATTATAACCGGCCCTGGCTTATAAAACAAGGCGTTTACCAACAGCTGGCCGAAGCTAAAATATCCGGCCTCGAGGCAATGGGTTACCAGCCTCACGCTTTATTTTACGCAGCTTGCCAAAAGGCAGTTGATTTTGGGATGGGTAGCGCATTTCATGGCCGCAAGCGTTCTGACACTGCCTCGTTAAGGCGGCAGTTTAATTATATTGAGCAAAAATACACCGGTACTATCCGCAGTTTTTTGTGGGCCAGTACATTTTACACTGCTGTTTTTGATAATGTGCCGATAGCCAAAGGCTACTGGCAAACCTTTTTTGCACAAAGTTATGATGCAGGGTATAACTCATTAGTGGCTAACCTGATGAAAGGAGCAGTGCAAAGCAAAGCTTTTAAGCCCGGCACTAACCAGCTCATGGGTCGCGACGGTAAAACCACACAAAGCTTTGATGCCATGCTGGCGGGGCATCAAAACAAACTCATCCTGCTTGATTTTTGGGCCAGCTGGTGCGGGCCATGCCGGTCAGAAATGCCTGCCAGTGTAAAGCTGCAGCAGCAGTACGCCGGTAAAAATATCGTTTTTGTAAACCTGTCTACCGATGGTGTGATCAGTGATTGGCAAAAAGCAGCCCAGGAGGAAGGCCTCGGCCCAGCCAACAGCTACCTGCTGCTCAACGCCGACCGCTCGCCACTGGTAAAAAAATACAGCATCTACGCTATCCCGCGGTATATGCTGGTAGGCAAAGATGGCAAAATCATCAGTGCCGATGCACCAAGACCAAGCGAGGCTAAATTGAAAGCATTGATTGACAAGTATCTGTAA
- a CDS encoding HigA family addiction module antitoxin: MLKRKLPPNHPGIILKEMFIIEHALTITEVAEGLGMARANLSAIVNGHTGISPELAIKLSEAFGNTAQFWVNLQNNYELWHAEQKVDRNRIKHFYKVSA, from the coding sequence ATGTTGAAACGTAAATTACCGCCAAACCATCCCGGAATCATCCTGAAAGAGATGTTTATCATTGAGCATGCACTTACCATTACTGAGGTGGCTGAGGGTTTGGGGATGGCCAGGGCAAACTTATCGGCCATTGTTAACGGGCATACCGGCATTAGTCCTGAGTTGGCCATTAAACTGTCAGAAGCCTTCGGCAATACAGCCCAGTTTTGGGTAAACCTTCAAAACAACTACGAGTTGTGGCATGCTGAGCAAAAGGTAGACCGCAACCGCATCAAGCACTTTTATAAAGTTAGTGCTTGA
- a CDS encoding helix-turn-helix domain-containing protein, which yields MSQHLPQPVNSITDHRRTLGLPPPLHPLIDVFRMEDIPASPDGRSRTLLLNLYCVALKRKVSGKVQYGQGYYDYDEGVMSFFAPGQITANVPDRHQLEGWCVAFHPNLLLGHPLARKIETYNFFSYAINEALFLSEKEEATVTQIVHNISQELDTSIDGLTQEVLISQLELLLHYSQRFYLRQFNTRKPAHHQLLSEVDNLLAAYFANDQQLADDGLPTLGYLAGRLHKSPKYLSDLLRNLSGRSAQQYIQDHLLEKAKQLLAGSDLSVAEIAYKLGFDYPQSFNKLFRRKTNLTPLAFRGRPAKHPGPLKGGVFD from the coding sequence ATGAGCCAACATCTGCCTCAGCCCGTTAATTCCATTACCGACCACCGGCGTACCCTGGGCCTGCCGCCGCCGTTGCATCCGCTTATTGATGTGTTTAGGATGGAAGATATCCCGGCCAGTCCAGATGGGCGGTCGCGTACGCTGCTGCTTAACCTGTATTGCGTGGCGCTTAAGCGAAAGGTGAGCGGCAAGGTGCAGTACGGGCAGGGGTATTATGATTATGATGAAGGCGTGATGTCGTTTTTTGCACCCGGACAAATTACGGCCAACGTGCCCGATCGGCACCAGTTAGAAGGCTGGTGCGTGGCCTTTCATCCCAACCTGCTGCTGGGCCACCCGCTGGCCCGCAAAATAGAAACATACAACTTTTTTTCGTACGCCATTAACGAAGCCTTGTTTCTGTCAGAAAAAGAAGAAGCCACCGTTACCCAAATTGTGCACAACATTAGTCAGGAGCTTGATACCTCGATTGACGGCTTAACGCAGGAGGTGCTTATTTCGCAGTTAGAGTTGCTGCTGCATTATAGTCAGCGGTTTTATTTGCGGCAGTTTAATACCCGCAAACCCGCCCACCACCAGTTGCTGAGCGAGGTAGACAACCTGCTGGCCGCCTACTTTGCCAACGACCAGCAACTGGCCGATGATGGTCTGCCCACGCTGGGCTATCTGGCCGGCAGGCTTCACAAATCGCCGAAGTACCTGAGCGATTTGCTCCGCAACCTGTCGGGCCGCAGCGCCCAGCAATACATCCAGGATCATCTGCTCGAAAAAGCCAAGCAACTCCTGGCCGGCAGCGACCTCTCCGTAGCCGAAATTGCCTACAAACTGGGCTTCGACTACCCGCAGTCGTTCAATAAACTGTTCAGGCGAAAGACAAATCTGACGCCGCTGGCGTTTAGGGGCCGCCCAGCCAAGCACCCCGGCCCCCTGAAGGGCGGAGTTTTCGATTAA
- a CDS encoding SDR family oxidoreductase: METNTHQWHDLSGKTALVTGGTKGIGQAIAQRLAQAGATVIVSARTQPADGGDGHHFIAADLTKAEDVARLAQQANEQFGGIDILINNVGGLTTPPGGHSVLTDALWEQELQLNLISAIRLDRTLIPQMQQKKSGVIIHVSSVSGRQALWHLNMAYAVSKAALNAYSKALATELAPQGVRVLTVAPGATKTPMMEGFIQQFATSQNLSYDDGYAHLLKEIGGIPMGRMAEPDEVAALVHFLVSPSAAYLTGSIYAIDGGSLQVV, from the coding sequence ATGGAAACTAACACCCATCAATGGCATGATTTAAGCGGAAAAACCGCACTGGTAACCGGCGGCACCAAAGGTATTGGCCAGGCTATTGCCCAACGACTGGCCCAGGCCGGCGCCACTGTGATTGTAAGCGCCCGCACCCAGCCTGCCGACGGCGGAGACGGTCATCATTTCATTGCGGCCGATTTAACCAAAGCTGAAGATGTAGCCCGGCTGGCCCAGCAAGCAAACGAGCAATTTGGCGGTATCGACATCCTGATTAACAATGTAGGCGGCCTCACTACGCCGCCCGGAGGCCACAGCGTACTTACCGACGCCTTGTGGGAGCAGGAACTGCAGTTGAACTTAATATCGGCCATCAGGTTAGACCGCACCCTGATACCGCAGATGCAGCAAAAGAAAAGCGGGGTCATTATACATGTGTCGTCGGTATCGGGCAGGCAGGCCTTGTGGCATTTAAACATGGCCTATGCCGTATCAAAAGCAGCACTTAATGCCTACAGCAAAGCCCTGGCTACCGAGCTGGCCCCGCAAGGCGTACGCGTGTTAACCGTGGCCCCGGGCGCCACCAAAACCCCGATGATGGAAGGCTTTATCCAGCAGTTTGCCACCTCACAAAACCTGAGTTACGATGATGGCTATGCCCATTTGCTCAAGGAGATAGGCGGCATACCAATGGGCCGCATGGCCGAGCCCGACGAGGTAGCCGCGCTGGTACACTTCCTGGTATCACCATCAGCCGCCTACCTCACCGGTAGTATTTATGCGATTGATGGCGGCTCATTGCAGGTGGTGTAA
- a CDS encoding VOC family protein codes for MTDSKRYISLTIIVAASFLAGYAFNTTVVTYQAKKMKKVTGIGGIFFKCHNPKAINEWYKKHLGFDTTPYGTTFEWRDAENSAQKGLTQWNPFPADTQYFAPSDKDFMINYRVQNLEALVADLKKENVTIVDQIETFDYGKFVHILDPEGNKIQLWEPAE; via the coding sequence ATGACAGACAGCAAAAGATATATATCGCTTACCATCATCGTAGCCGCTTCGTTTTTGGCGGGCTATGCATTTAACACTACTGTGGTAACCTATCAAGCTAAAAAAATGAAAAAAGTAACCGGCATTGGCGGCATTTTCTTTAAGTGCCATAACCCTAAAGCCATAAACGAATGGTATAAAAAACACCTCGGCTTTGATACCACACCCTACGGAACCACCTTTGAGTGGCGCGATGCCGAAAACAGTGCCCAAAAAGGTTTAACCCAGTGGAACCCCTTCCCGGCGGATACCCAGTATTTTGCCCCGTCCGACAAAGATTTTATGATCAACTACCGGGTGCAAAACTTAGAAGCGCTGGTGGCCGACCTTAAAAAAGAAAACGTAACCATAGTAGACCAGATCGAAACCTTCGACTACGGCAAATTTGTACATATCCTCGACCCCGAAGGCAACAAAATACAATTGTGGGAGCCGGCAGAGTAA